From the Streptomyces nodosus genome, the window ACCCGGCGGTTCGCCGGAGCAGCCGCCGCAGGTGCGCCGCATCCTGAGGCTCTTCAAGCCCTACCGCGGCCGGCTCGCGGTCGTCGGCCTGCTGGTCGGCGCCTCCTCGCTGGTCTCCGTCGTCACCCCGTTCCTGCTGCGGGAGACCCTGGACGTCGCCATCCCGCAGGGCCGCACCGGACTGCTGAGCCTGCTGGCGCTCGGCATGATCCTGAGCGCCGTCGTCAACAGCGTCTTCGGCGTGCTGCAGACCCTGATCTCCACCACGGTCGGCCAGCGCGTCATGCACGACCTGCGGACCGCTGTCTACGGGCGGCTGCAGCGGATGTCCCTCGCTTTCTTCACCCGCACCCGCACCGGCGAGGTCCAGTCCCGTATCGCCAATGACATCGGCGGTATGCAGGCGACGGTCACCTCCACCGCGACCTCCCTGGTCTCCAATCTCACGAGCGTGATCGCCACCGTCGTCGCGATGATCGCTCTCGACTGGCGGCTCACCGTCGTCTCGTTGCTTCTGCTGCCGCTGTTCGTCTGGATCAGCCGTCGCGTCGGCAACGAGCGCAGGAAGATCGCCACCCAGCGCCAGAAGCAGATGGCGGTCATGGCCGCCACGGTCACCGAGTCCCTCTCCGTCAGCGGCATCCTGCTCGGCCGCACCATGGGCCGCGCCGACTCGCTCACCAAGTCCTTCGCGGGCGAGTCCGAGAGCCTCGTCGACCTGGAGGTGAGGTCGAACATGGCCGGCCGCTGGCGCATGGCCGTGATCACCATCGTCATGGCCGCCATGCCCGCCGTCATCTACTGGGCCGCCGGCATGGCGCTCCAGCTGGGCGGCCAGTCCGTCTCCATCGGTACGCTCGTGGCGTTCGTCTCGCTGCAGCAGGGCCTGTTCCGGCCGACGGTCAGCCTGCTGTCCACCGGCGTCCAGATCCAGACCTCGCTGGCGCTCTTCCAGCGCATCTTCGAGTACCTCGACCTGCCCATCGACATCAACGAGCCCGCCGACCCGGTCCATCTCGACGAGGTCAAGGGCGAGATCCGCTTCGAGGGCGTCGAGTTCCACTACGACCTCGACAGCGCCCCGATACTCGAGGACATCGACATCACCGTTCCGGCCGGCGGCAGCCTCGCCGTGGTCGGCCCCACCGGCTCGGGGAAGTCCACGCTCAGCTACCTGGTGCCGCGGCTGTACGACGTGACGGGCGGCCGGGTCGTGCTCGACGGCGTCGACGTACGGGACCTCGACTTCGACACGCTCGCCCGCGCGGTCGGAGTGGTCTCCCAGGAGACCTATCTCTTCCATGCCTCGGTCGCCGACAATCTGCGCTTCGCCAAGCCGGACGCCACGGACGAGGAGCTGCACGCGGCGGCGAGGGCGGCCCAGATCCACGACCACATCGCATCCCTGCCCGACGGGTACGACACGGTCGTCGGCGAGCGCGGTCACCGCTTCTCGGGCGGGGAGAAGCAGCGGCTGGCCATCGCGCGCACCATTCTGCGCGACCCGCCGGTCCTCATCCTCGACGAGGCGACCAGCGCACTGGACACCCGTACCGAGCACGCCGTCCAGGAGGCCATCGACGCCCTGTCCGCCAACCGTACGACGCTCACCATCGCCCACCGGTTGTCCACCGTCCGGGGCGCCGACCAGATCGTCGTCCTCGACTCCGGGCGCGCGGTCGAACGGGGCACCCACGAGGAGCTGTTGGAGCTGGGCGGACGCTATGCGGCCCTGGTCCGACGGGATGCCCGACTGGAGACCGCAAGATGACGAGATGTCGGAATTATTATGTTTTTCGGGTTATCGTTCCCGCATGCAGACCAACACTCCGTCAGGGAAACAGACCCCCCGTGGAACACGCCGGAGGCGGGCCACTCTTGTTGTGATCGGAGCCGTCGTGGCGGCCACCGCCGTCGCGGTTCCGCTGCTGATGCTGCAGAGGAACGAGGAGAACCGGTACATCTCCCTCGTCATCCCGGAGGGCTGGCGCGCCGGCCAGATCTACCGGGCCGTCGACAAGGCCCTCGACCTCCCGCCGGGCTCCACCATGAAGTCTCTGGTCAAGGCCCATCTCCCGCTGCCGGCCGCCGCCCAGGGCAACCCCGAGGGCTATCTCTTCCCGGCCACCTATCCGATCCGCCGGAAGGCGAGTCCCGAGTCCGTACTGCGGTACATGGTCGACACCGCGAACAAGAGATTCAGCCTCGGCTCGCTCACCGCGGGCGCCCAGCGCAACGCCATGAGCGGCTACCAGACCGTCACCATGGCGAGCATCGTGCAGTCCGAGGCGGCCACCGGCGAGGACATGCGCAAGGTGGCCCGGGTCATCCTCAACCGCATGGAGCGGGACATGCCACTGCAGATGGACGCCACCCTCAACTATGCGAAGGACCGGTTCACCCTGGACACCAGCGTGGCCGACACAAAGATCGACAGCCCCTACAACACCTACCGACACATGGGCCTGCCACCGACGCCGATCGCCAGCCCGGGCACCGAGGCGCTGCGCGCCGTGCTGAACCCGACACCCGGCGACTGGCTGTACTTCGTCACGGTCAAGCCCGGCGACACCAGGTTCTCGGCGACCTACGAGGAGCATCTGCGCAATGTCGCGGAGTTCAACCGGCTGCGTGCGGGGAGCTCGCCGTCGAGCTGACAGCCCGGACGGCGAGACCCGGTGGCGAGGAGAGCGAGCCCGGGACCGTGGGGTCAGGTGGCGACACGAGCGGCACGGGGCTCAGGCGACGTTCTCCACGTTCTCCCGGTCCGGTCCGCCGACCAGGAGCCGCCGGATGTCCCGTACGGCGGCACGTCCTGCCCGGTTGGCGCCGATGGTGCTCGCCGAAGGGCCGTAGCCGACCAGATGGATCCGCGGGTCGGAGACCACCCGGGTGCCCTCGACCCGGACACCCCCGCCCGGTTCACGCAGCCGAAGCGGCGCGAGATGGCCGATCGCCGCCCGGAAGCCGGTGGCCCACAGGATCACATCGGCGTCCACATGCCGCCCGTCGTCCCACTCCACGCCGTCCGGCACGATCCGATCGAACATCGGCTGCCGGTCCAGAACACCGTCCGCGACGGCCTGCCGGACCGCGTCGCTGAGCGGCAGCCCGGTCACCGAGACCACACTCTGAGGCGGCAGTCCCCGCCGCACCCGTTCCTCCACGAGCGCCACGGCCGCCCGCCCCACCTCCTCGGTGAACGGGCCCTCACGGAACACCGGCGGACGCCTGGTCACCCAGGTCGTCGCGGCGGCGTACGGGGCGATCTCCATCAGATGCTGGGTACCGGACGCACCCCCGCCGACCACCACCACCCGCTGCCCGGCGAACTTCTCCGGCCCGGGATACTCCGCGGTGTGCAGCTGCCGCCCCCGGAAGGTCTCCTGACCGGGGTAACGGGGTCGGAACGGCCGGTCCCAGGTGCCCGTCGCATTGATCAGCGCCCGTGCGGTCCAGGCCCCGGCCGACGTCTCCACGAGCAGCCGCCCGTCATCGCCCTCGCGCACGGCCCGCACATCCACGGGCCGCCGCACCCGCAGATCGAAGGCGCGCTCGTAGGCGTCGAAATACGCGCCGATGACCTCGGACGACTCACGCGCCGGATCCGCGTCCGTCAGCTCCATACCGGGCAGCGCATGCATCCCGTGCACCTTGCCGTAGGTCAGCGAGGGCCAGCGGAACTGCCAGGCGCCCCCGGGAGCGGGGGAGCGGTCGAGCACCACGAAGTCGCGGTCCGGCCGGAAACCGGTGCGCCGCAGGTGATAGGCGCTGGACAGTCCGG encodes:
- a CDS encoding ABC transporter ATP-binding protein, which gives rise to MRPDRSTWTPSPGGSPEQPPQVRRILRLFKPYRGRLAVVGLLVGASSLVSVVTPFLLRETLDVAIPQGRTGLLSLLALGMILSAVVNSVFGVLQTLISTTVGQRVMHDLRTAVYGRLQRMSLAFFTRTRTGEVQSRIANDIGGMQATVTSTATSLVSNLTSVIATVVAMIALDWRLTVVSLLLLPLFVWISRRVGNERRKIATQRQKQMAVMAATVTESLSVSGILLGRTMGRADSLTKSFAGESESLVDLEVRSNMAGRWRMAVITIVMAAMPAVIYWAAGMALQLGGQSVSIGTLVAFVSLQQGLFRPTVSLLSTGVQIQTSLALFQRIFEYLDLPIDINEPADPVHLDEVKGEIRFEGVEFHYDLDSAPILEDIDITVPAGGSLAVVGPTGSGKSTLSYLVPRLYDVTGGRVVLDGVDVRDLDFDTLARAVGVVSQETYLFHASVADNLRFAKPDATDEELHAAARAAQIHDHIASLPDGYDTVVGERGHRFSGGEKQRLAIARTILRDPPVLILDEATSALDTRTEHAVQEAIDALSANRTTLTIAHRLSTVRGADQIVVLDSGRAVERGTHEELLELGGRYAALVRRDARLETAR
- the mltG gene encoding endolytic transglycosylase MltG, coding for MQTNTPSGKQTPRGTRRRRATLVVIGAVVAATAVAVPLLMLQRNEENRYISLVIPEGWRAGQIYRAVDKALDLPPGSTMKSLVKAHLPLPAAAQGNPEGYLFPATYPIRRKASPESVLRYMVDTANKRFSLGSLTAGAQRNAMSGYQTVTMASIVQSEAATGEDMRKVARVILNRMERDMPLQMDATLNYAKDRFTLDTSVADTKIDSPYNTYRHMGLPPTPIASPGTEALRAVLNPTPGDWLYFVTVKPGDTRFSATYEEHLRNVAEFNRLRAGSSPSS
- a CDS encoding NAD(P)-binding domain-containing protein, with translation MNDIGVHDGVRDVDVVVTGAGQAGLSSAYHLRRTGFRPDRDFVVLDRSPAPGGAWQFRWPSLTYGKVHGMHALPGMELTDADPARESSEVIGAYFDAYERAFDLRVRRPVDVRAVREGDDGRLLVETSAGAWTARALINATGTWDRPFRPRYPGQETFRGRQLHTAEYPGPEKFAGQRVVVVGGGASGTQHLMEIAPYAAATTWVTRRPPVFREGPFTEEVGRAAVALVEERVRRGLPPQSVVSVTGLPLSDAVRQAVADGVLDRQPMFDRIVPDGVEWDDGRHVDADVILWATGFRAAIGHLAPLRLREPGGGVRVEGTRVVSDPRIHLVGYGPSASTIGANRAGRAAVRDIRRLLVGGPDRENVENVA